Below is a window of Camelina sativa cultivar DH55 chromosome 11, Cs, whole genome shotgun sequence DNA.
ttacaaatctttAGACCGCAATGTGACATTATTATTCAAATCTAAATTCTGAATCGTATTGGTTCAACCACACTCGAGTCAACGTATTAGAACTATAATGCCTTTTTAAAAAAGCTCAAACCTTAGCTAAAATCAAACAACTCTGAGCTAAGAACAATGCCTGAAGAATCGAATCAGATGGTGAATTGGATAAAGATTATATTACCTGACGAAACTGATATGAACACCGAGATTACGATGAGTAGCTGAGCAATCGATACAGAGAAAAATCCCATATGTAACAGATGCCCAAGTCGGATTCTTCGCACTACAATCGAAACAGACCTAAATTTTTGCCcaaattcaaaaaccaaaattgaagaTCTAGTCAAACAACACCCAGATCTAAGatacaaacacaatcaaattcataatagatttatttttaccttgttctcagattttgatttgagttttctgaaaacaatgtttttgtcGGTAAGATTGTCAACAGAGGAAGCCATTGTAGATTaaaatttggaagttttttttttttttacaacgaAGAATAAAAAATGTGAAGAGGTGAAACTATGGATCACCTCTCCCCTCGAATGATGAATTCGAAAGAAATgaagatttcttttttaattctatttgaaatattttttttgttaggtttatttcctctttcttcttctgtcaatcgaaaaaaaagaaaccaccCAGTAACATTGATGGAAACATTTGATCTGACTAAAGGGACGATAGTACCCTTCGATAACTCTAAAAATTTACGAGAGTGGCATATTTTAAGAAAACGACACGTAGTTCGTAATTCCGTTTCCGAAGCAACACAACATGGATGGTGTTGGTAAACTGATGAAAGCTTCATCATTTTCACCTTTTCTTCAACCTCAATTCaaagatttgtttctaacacttttttatttgaaaaacataatttatttttatattttacatttatcaTATACTAGTAGTTACTAATTTGTAATacacagtttttttctttaattatctgagtaatgttttttctttgattttctgAGTTAACATCGTTTAGtaaattaataagtttttaaaatacaatGAGAATATGTACAACTTTCGTAAGTCGTAACatctttttgctttttgcttTTAAATGCCTAAACTGAAATAGCAATACGATATCATGAAGTGAAGATATATAAAATGTaattgtatcttttttttttgttaaagagtgTAATTGTATCTTGCTGATtttaagacaaaaataaaatcaatgccATCTccaaaatgcaaaataaaataaaaataagcatACTATTACTATAGTTTGTTGATTACACAACCTTGTGTCAGTTGTGTGTTTTCCACATGTTGTTCCATCCCATATAAAGTTGAATATATTTGGTTATTTGCGTCTCGATTAGTGGCAACCAGAAACTGATTTCTAATCCttactattattatatgttGGAGTGTGAGGGAAGGGACGGGATGAAACTTGTTTTccgttacaaaataaatatgtttatgtttattttttcttgttaaatttCCATAAAAATAATCCACATGTATTATAGTgtctatattaatataatttttagtcattttaagaatttaaaatttatataaaatattttgttacatgTTGTAGCATGGATTATATTCAAGAATCATCCATCAACCCTTATAAATTGGTCGACAAGTCCATcttgaaaaatctaaacaaacCATAgcatatataaactataaaacaaatcttcACCAATGAATTTCTTATGCGTCTCGAATATATGCGGGTTTATTgtgcatcatatatatattccctATCAAACCCACTTCAAAGCTATATTTTAAACTACTTGACATTATTAAGTCTTTGTCACTACCAACAATATTTCTTAATAATCTCTTGATATTTTGTGATTTCAACTTTTGAGTAGTCTTTTCTTAACTTATGCATAACAACTTTGAAACTATAAAACCGTTAAAATCTtacattttgtttaatacatGTATGCAAATGTGAAATCttagtttgccaaaaaaaaaagaaaacagaaactcTGCGGCCCAGTTTTATCACATTATAAGTAGTAAAGCCCAGCTTTAACATTGTTTTATGCGATTCCAAAATGTGTCACCACTGTACGACAGAACACAATATAGCTTAGCTTCGTCCGATATGCACAGAGAGACCAACATTTTTGGGCATTTGCTCTCATACTGACAAAAGAAAGCATATATGAAATCTGAccaattaacacaaaaaaaaaacaagagaccCACCCGACATAATGTGATATTTTGTGAGGTCgtataattttcataataataggaaaaaaatctaattatctttttaataaGGAAACTTTTGCCTTTATGCTCTCGCGTCTCTTTCACCTTTTGATATATCGAAATCATCAATGTCTTTTCTTGTTGTTCATCATTCATAAAAGTTGTGTTCAACAACGATGCCAAGAAAACTAtgttttttatcaaaaaataacaGAAGAGAAATGTTTAAGTAGTAATACTGGACTTAAATCTTATAGATTTTGTGTATTAAAAGTGTATTGAACTACTTGGTGTTCCCTTAATctctttcttatatatttgttttgccTACAAGAACCAAATAATCTAACAACTcacttcttatatatatatatatatatatatataaattgttaaaaCCTCCAAGGAATTAAAATGATATTCCTTCCATTTCACAATTTAAGATGTtaagagaaatatttttgttttataatatatgatgtttccAACTtcctatgcaacttttagattaaatttatattttatattatgcagatttgtttatgattgattaaactttttaaaaataactattttttaatatgcgtgttttcactaaaacatcgTATATTTTGGAACGGATGAAGTATTTGATtgcaaaaattaaatgatacacaagaaaaaaaagcagaCATTGACACCAACACTAAAACTGAGGGAGACAAGATAATTATTATAAGTGATAAATCATTTTCATTCTTTAATTGTCCGTAATTATCAccattatatagaaaaaggacAAGGTTGATCAACAATGTGATATGATTCTCTCTTCATATATTAGCCattgtttttaaagaaagaaataaatattttttttgaaaatgtcttttattctcaatcaaattatatatttttaccacaaaaaaaactgGTCAAGAATCAAGTGATGTATATAATCCAAAATACTGAATAGAATCATCTTTTTTTACTGTAATAAGCATTTACTTACCCCACTTGCAAAACAATtctttagttgaaaaaaaaaaatctcttactATATAGACAAATTTATTACTTTAATTTATGTTATCTTGAATAACCATTTAGAGCCTCATTGAAAATAGTACCACCTCAAGAAATCAGTAATATTTagtgaaaaccaaattatttacagttttctttttctttttgaagttataaatatatacagattCCTTTTTCAAACCAAACTAAAGGAACCACTTTGttatctctctgtctctctgtctACCCATCGGAGTGTTATGTCTCCGACGAGTGTTCAGTTAACCGACTACCATCTCGACCAATCAACAGACGGTCCAACAAATCTCTGGTCAACCGAAGACGATGCGTCAGTGATGGAAGCTTTCATCGGCGGCTCTGATCattcttctctgtttcctccacttcctcctcctcctcttgctCCTCCAGCCCTATCTCAGGTCAACGAAGATACTCTCCAACAACGACTCCAAGCTTTAATCGAAGGAGCAAACGAGAGCTGGGCCTACGCTGTGTTCTGGCAATTATCTTACGATTTCGCCGGAGAAGACGTCGAAGGAGGAGGAGTAGGAGGAGTAGGActaaccaacaacaacaacaacacggcGTTGTTAGGTTGGGGAGATGGTTAttacaaaggagaagaagagaaatctaggaagaagaaaacgaaccCAGCTAGTGCAGCTGAGCAAGAGCATCGTAAGAGAGTGGTTAGAGAGCTCAACGCTTTGATctccggaggaggaggagaagtagTTAACAATGGTGGCTCTGATGAAGCAGGAGATGAAGAAGTTACAGATACTGAATGGTTCTTCTTGGTTTCGATGACACAGAGCTTTGTCTACGGTACTGGTTTACCTGGACAAGCTTTCTCGAGTTCGAACACGATTTGGCTATCTGGGTCTAACGCGTTAGCTGGATCGAGTTGTGAGAGAGCTCGTCAAGGTCAGATTTATGGGTTACAGACAATGGTGTGTGTACCATGTGAGAACGGCGTCGTTGAGCTTGGTTCGTCGGAGGTTATACATCAAAGCTCAGATCTTGTTGATAAAGTTGACACCTTTTTCAACTTTAAcaacggtggtggtggttgtgaaTCTGGTTCTTGGGCGTTTAATTTGAATCCAGATCAAGGAGAGAATGATCCGGGTATGTGGATTAGTGAACCTGGAGTTGAGTTGGGTCTTGTAGCTCCGGTGATCATCAATACTGGTAACAACTCAACTTCTAACTCTGATTCTCAACAAATTTCGAAGCTTTGCAATGGTGGAAGCTCTgttgaaaaccctaaacttcAAGTTACTAAATCCGGTGAGATGGTGAGTTTCAAGAATGGGGTTGAGAATGGCTTCTCCTCTGGTCAAAGCCGGTTTATGGGAGAAGATAGTAGTAACAAGAAGAGGTCTCCGGTTTCGAATAACGAAGAAGGAATGCTTTCATTCACCTCTGTTTCTGTTCTACCACGGCCTGCGAAATCAGGGGACTCGAACCACTCTGATCTTGAAGCTTCGGTGGTTAAAGAAGCTGAGAGTAACAGAACTGTGGTTGAACCGGAGAAGAAACCGAGGAAACGAGGGAGGAAACCGGCTAATGGAAGAGAAGAGCCTTTGAACCATGTTGAAgcagagagacagagaagagagaagctGAATCAGAGATTCTACTCTTTGAGAGCTGTGGTTCCTAATGTCTCTAAGATGGATAAAGCTTCTCTCTTAGGAGACGCTATTTCGTATATCAATGAGCTTAAGTCGAAGCTGCTGAAGGCTGAGTCTGATAAAGAAGAGTTGCAGAAGCAGATTGATGGGATGAGNNNNNNNNNNNNNNNNNNNNNNNNNNNNNNNNNNNNNNNNNNNNNNNNNNNNNNNNNNNNNNNNNNNNNNNNNNNNNNNNNNNNNNNNNNNNNNNNNNNNNNNNNNNNNNNNNNNNNNNNNNNNNNNNNNNNNNNNNNNNNNNNNNNNNNNNNNNNNNNNNNNNNNNNNNNNNNNNNNNNNNNNNNNNNNNNNNNNNNNNNNNNNNNNNNNNNNNNNNNNNNNNNNNNNNNNNNNNNNNNNNNNNNNNNNNNNNNNNNNNNNNNNNNNNNNNNNNNNNNNNNNNNNNNNNNNNNNNNNNNNNNNNNNNNNNNNNNNNNNNNNNNNNNNNNNNNNNNNNNNNNNNNNNNNNNNNNNNNNNNNNNNNNNNNNNNNNNNNNNNNNNNNNNNNNNNNNNNNNNNNNNNNNNNNNNNNNNNNNNNNNNNNNNNNNNNNNNNNNNNNNNNNNNNNNNNNNNNNNNNNNNNNNNNNNNNNNNNNNNNNNNNNNNNNNNNNNNNNNNNNNNNNNNNNNNNNNNNNNNNNNNNNNNNNNNNNNNNNNNNNNNNNNNNNNNNNNNNNNNNNNNNNNNNNNNNNNNNNNNNNNNNNNNNNNNNNNNNNNNNNNNNNNNNNNNNNNNNNNNNNNNNNNNNNNNNNNNNNNNNNNNNNNNNNNNNNNNNNNNNNNNNNNNNNNNNNNNNNNNNNNNNNNNNNNNNNNNNNNNNNNNNNNNNNNNNNNNNNNNNNNNNNNNNNNNNNNNNNNNNNNNNNNNNNNNNNNNNNNNNNNNNNNGGTTAAAGAACGGAATCAAGAACCGGGTGTGTCGGTTGAGATGGAGGTTGATGTGAAGATCATTGGTTGGGATGCGATGATAAGGGTTCAATGCAGTAAGAGGAATCATCCTGGTGCTAAGTTCATGGAAGCACTCAAGGAACTTGATTTGGAAGTGAATCACGCGAGTTTATCAGTAGTGAATGATCTTATGATCCAACAAGCGACTGTGAAAATGGGGAATGAGTTCTTTACGCAAGATCAGCTTAAGGTTGCTCTAATGGAGAAAGTCGGAGAATGCTCATGAATAGCATCTTAAGAAGTGTTCTCTTTGTGATTGTAGTGTGCAACTATATTATGTAAGGGTAATTTTGCTGCACccacttgttgttgttgttgattgcttGTAAGATAGGGTTATTTAGTTTAGTATAGTTCATGCCTTCATGGTTATTATAAGTAGCTATGTTCttagtttgtgttttatggTTTCAGTAGAGATAAATGCATGGCCAATGGGTAAGTCTTTGGTTGTTGGtgtatgtattatgtatatattatgaataagGCTTTCgtttagaaaaacaaatggGATTGAAGTtgaaggttttgttttgttttgttttgttttttttttttttttcatttgagtAAAAGTTTGAGCTTTCACTTTCAAGTGAGTTTTTTTCGTGGTTCTATCTTCTATGGTTTGTGAAGGTTTGTGTTCATCTCAGCCACATACGGACAAGTCTATGGGAAGAGTTTGGCATCAAACGAGGCATCAACTTGTTAGGTAAGAATATACTCCTTTATTGTTCAATAAAGATCATTTGCACCAATCACATCCATCAAGGGATTCCAATGTAGGGCTTTTCAATGGGACCTCAAGATTAATGTGGATGTAACAGGatcattataattttcaaaaaaaaaacaggatcaTTATTGTTCTAAATAGTATTTTGAACTCGATGTATACGTATGACTTTCGAAAAGATGGAGTCTCATATATATGTTGGTGTCACGTTTAAGAGTACCATTTTGTGGTATTAATCATGATGCAAAGGCTAAATGGATATCTGGATATCGACAGAAGAAGTGAAAACCACTAGCTTAAATAGGACCAATTGCAAAATTCATATACACAAGGttcaaaatgtaaaaaaaaggGGGATATAAAAAGGGTTTTAGGTAGGGAAAGCGAGGTTATGTGTTGTCTATAAGGATCttgaagaaaaagttaaaatcatACCAGAAACTGGTAGAGACATGTGTGGACGATTATTAAAGCGATTTTTTCTGCAACATATAT
It encodes the following:
- the LOC104727945 gene encoding transcription factor MYC4-like gives rise to the protein MSPTSVQLTDYHLDQSTDGPTNLWSTEDDASVMEAFIGGSDHSSLFPPLPPPPLAPPALSQVNEDTLQQRLQALIEGANESWAYAVFWQLSYDFAGEDVEGGGVGGVGLTNNNNNTALLGWGDGYYKGEEEKSRKKKTNPASAAEQEHRKRVVRELNALISGGGGEVVNNGGSDEAGDEEVTDTEWFFLVSMTQSFVYGTGLPGQAFSSSNTIWLSGSNALAGSSCERARQGQIYGLQTMVCVPCENGVVELGSSEVIHQSSDLVDKVDTFFNFNNGGGGCESGSWAFNLNPDQGENDPGMWISEPGVELGLVAPVIINTGNNSTSNSDSQQISKLCNGGSSVENPKLQVTKSGEMVSFKNGVENGFSSGQSRFMGEDSSNKKRSPVSNNEEGMLSFTSVSVLPRPAKSGDSNHSDLEASVVKEAESNRTVVEPEKKPRKRGRKPANGREEPLNHVEAERQRREKLNQRFYSLRAVVPNVSKMDKASLLGDAISYINELKSKLLKAESDKEELQKQIDGMKRNQEPGVSVEMEVDVKIIGWDAMIRVQCSKRNHPGAKFMEALKELDLEVNHASLSVVNDLMIQQATVKMGNEFFTQDQLKVALMEKVGECS